The Microbacterium sp. SORGH_AS_0862 region GGGGATCCTCGGCATCGTGCTGGTGCTGGCCATCGGCCTCGCGATGCTCATCCCGGTGCGCGCCGCATCCCGCCGCTCCGCCGACTCATCTTCGTAACCCCCCTCGTACCCCCACCCCAGAGACCGCGAGACTGCATCTCCGTCACGAGATCACGGGTAAATCCAGTGATCTCGTGCGAAAGATGCAGTCTCGCGGTGAGTGGGAGGGCGGGATGCAGGTCAGCGGGTGGCGCGGGCGAGGTTGGCGCGCAGCTCGTCGGCGTTCTGACGCACGACGTAGGCGGGCTGGTCGCGCTCGACGCGCCAGCTCTCGGCGAGGGGCCCTACCGTAACGGTGTCGTAGCCGAACTCGTCGTAGAGGGCCGCGATGAAGGCGAGGCCCTCGTCCGTGTCGGCCGCGGTCGCCAGCGCCCGGCGGTTCTCGGTGCCCGCGCGGGTGCCGTCGGTGTTGATCTGGGCGGCCATGATGTGGTTGAAGCCCTTCACGACGGTGGATTCGGGCAGCCGCTCCTGCAGCATCTCGCTCGTCGTGGTCTGCTTGTCCTCGAGCGCCTGGATGCGGCCGTCCCGCTCCCAGTAGTAGTTGTTCGTGTCGACGACGATCTTGCCGGCGAGCTCCGCGACCGGCAGCTGATCGATGGCCTTCAGCGGCACCGTGACCACGGCCCACTCACCGAAGGCGGCCGCATCCGCTGCCGTGGCGGCGTGCGCCTTCGGACCGAGTTCCGCGACGAGGTCTGCGAGCGTCTCCGGCCCGCGCGAGTTGGCGATCGCCACCTCGTATCCCCGGTCGACGAGGCCCTTCGCGAGGGCCGATCCGATGTGTCCTGCTCCGATGATTCCGACGCGTGTCATGCTGAAGCACAACGCCGACGGATGCAGCGCATTCCCGCTCAGTCGGCGATCCGCCGCATCGGCACGTGGGGGATGCCGTCCTCGTGGAAGCGCTCGCCGTCGACGGCGAACCCGAAGCGCGCGTACCAGGGCGCGAGGTGCTCCTGCGCGTCGAGCACGATCGCCGCGCCGGGCCAGCGCTCCCCCGCGCGCAGCACGGCACGCGTCATGAGCTCGGCAGC contains the following coding sequences:
- a CDS encoding NADPH-dependent F420 reductase yields the protein MTRVGIIGAGHIGSALAKGLVDRGYEVAIANSRGPETLADLVAELGPKAHAATAADAAAFGEWAVVTVPLKAIDQLPVAELAGKIVVDTNNYYWERDGRIQALEDKQTTTSEMLQERLPESTVVKGFNHIMAAQINTDGTRAGTENRRALATAADTDEGLAFIAALYDEFGYDTVTVGPLAESWRVERDQPAYVVRQNADELRANLARATR